A single region of the Microbulbifer sp. MKSA007 genome encodes:
- a CDS encoding ricin-type beta-trefoil lectin domain protein has translation MSFLKVSTGALCLSLWVSIPSISKADTFHWPDYQAEAATSEHRIDELYYLQPHNSYERLEDGETLTDWLDKGFRSLEIDVVDHGSWQGSSHGPHVAHGQNDIGNHMCNSNGDDDRLEHCLDDIKSWLSVNTIEAPIMLYIDMKTNLDWFNAWYADEIYLLDQYIQQELGDLQYSYQDMLAYLQQISSSENYRTTLTSTGWPSVGNLLNNDKKVIVIFTGGQSGNVNNRMESALDSYEMSAFLCPDIDTADPEEFTGSIDSIDSSSSQRIFCGNVQAGDHYQITANAAAETKQLMHLWDSSGDFSNTDYGYIFTAIAHGATAIGMDPDTVATTPNYTGTAIPFVGVRRSLPGYLRIRSASNADLCMTVSQGYSNGSNLNMNNCGSSNEQQFVYTAEGQLRPKGNNKYCVDFNTGSADNGDKMHLWDCDGGNSEKWQIQESGVIQNRDKNWTYCIDAPGSSTEEGERLQVYKCDKNDKSQQFVLEAVNDWAQNSF, from the coding sequence ATGTCCTTCCTCAAAGTCTCTACAGGCGCTCTATGTCTATCACTTTGGGTATCTATACCCAGCATCAGTAAAGCTGACACTTTTCACTGGCCCGATTACCAAGCAGAAGCGGCCACCAGTGAGCATCGTATTGATGAGCTTTATTACTTACAGCCCCATAACAGCTATGAGCGGCTAGAAGACGGTGAAACACTGACTGACTGGCTCGACAAAGGCTTTCGATCACTGGAAATCGATGTCGTAGATCACGGTTCCTGGCAAGGTAGCAGCCATGGACCCCATGTTGCTCATGGACAAAACGACATCGGTAATCACATGTGCAATAGCAACGGAGACGATGATCGTCTGGAACACTGTCTGGACGATATAAAATCCTGGCTCTCCGTTAACACTATTGAAGCGCCAATAATGCTGTATATCGATATGAAAACCAATTTAGATTGGTTTAATGCCTGGTATGCAGATGAAATTTATTTGCTTGACCAGTATATCCAACAAGAGCTTGGCGACCTCCAATACAGCTACCAGGATATGCTTGCATATTTACAACAAATTTCTTCCTCAGAAAATTACCGTACCACGCTTACAAGTACGGGATGGCCTAGCGTTGGCAACTTATTAAATAACGACAAAAAAGTAATCGTTATTTTTACCGGAGGACAGTCAGGCAACGTCAATAATCGAATGGAATCCGCATTAGACTCCTACGAGATGAGCGCATTTTTATGTCCTGATATAGATACCGCAGATCCAGAAGAATTTACCGGCTCCATTGATTCAATAGACAGCAGTAGTTCGCAAAGAATATTTTGCGGCAATGTCCAGGCTGGCGATCATTACCAGATAACAGCCAACGCAGCCGCTGAAACCAAACAGCTGATGCACCTATGGGATAGTTCTGGCGATTTTAGCAATACCGACTATGGCTACATATTTACAGCAATCGCACATGGTGCCACTGCAATCGGGATGGATCCTGATACAGTCGCAACCACCCCCAATTATACTGGCACGGCAATTCCTTTTGTCGGAGTAAGGAGAAGTCTTCCTGGCTATTTGAGAATCCGTTCTGCCTCAAATGCTGACTTGTGCATGACCGTCTCCCAGGGCTATAGCAATGGCTCAAACCTAAATATGAATAACTGTGGCTCCAGCAATGAACAGCAGTTTGTTTATACTGCTGAAGGCCAACTCCGCCCTAAGGGTAATAATAAATACTGTGTTGACTTCAACACTGGCTCTGCTGATAACGGCGATAAAATGCACCTGTGGGATTGTGACGGCGGCAATTCGGAGAAATGGCAAATCCAGGAAAGTGGGGTCATCCAAAATCGCGATAAGAACTGGACCTACTGTATAGACGCACCGGGTAGCTCAACCGAAGAGGGTGAGCGTCTTCAGGTTTACAAGTGTGATAAGAATGACAAAAGCCAACAGTTCGTTTTAGAAGCAGTCAATGATTGGGCACAAAATAGCTTTTAA
- a CDS encoding 2TM domain-containing protein, giving the protein MNSRDQISAKERKVIEHVKKLKSFYQHLITYLLVISGLVIANLILAPGYLWSLWAAFGWGIGLASHAISTFNLFNFFGEDWERKQVDKRMGRK; this is encoded by the coding sequence ATGAACTCCCGAGACCAGATCTCCGCCAAAGAAAGAAAAGTCATTGAGCATGTCAAGAAGCTGAAGAGCTTTTACCAACACCTAATCACCTACTTATTAGTTATCTCGGGGCTAGTAATTGCCAACTTAATACTCGCTCCCGGATACTTATGGTCACTCTGGGCGGCATTTGGATGGGGTATAGGGCTCGCCTCCCATGCAATTAGCACCTTCAATTTATTTAATTTCTTTGGTGAAGATTGGGAGAGAAAGCAGGTAGATAAGAGAATGGGACGTAAATAG
- the maiA gene encoding maleylacetoacetate isomerase, with translation MDLYGYFRSSASYRVRIGLNLKGLEYEYHPVNLLKGDQHGDDYRTLNPHGLLPTLNDGETSLTQSLAILEWLDETHPEPALLPKAPEARAHIRALAQSIASDIQPIQNLRVLQYLQAELKVSDEQKIQWIQHWIHLGFSALEKQLRPSPFAAGDNPGLFECCLLPQVYSAERFGLDMTQYPKIQKITDACNELPAFIKAHPSEQPDCIV, from the coding sequence ATGGACCTTTACGGATACTTTCGCTCATCCGCCAGCTACCGAGTGCGTATCGGGCTCAACTTGAAAGGCCTGGAATACGAGTATCACCCGGTAAACCTGCTCAAGGGAGATCAGCACGGAGACGACTACCGCACGCTGAATCCACACGGGCTACTGCCAACCCTGAATGATGGCGAAACCAGTCTCACCCAATCCCTCGCCATTTTGGAATGGCTGGATGAAACCCATCCAGAACCAGCGCTACTTCCAAAGGCTCCTGAAGCCCGCGCACATATCCGCGCGCTCGCGCAAAGTATTGCCAGCGATATTCAACCTATACAGAACCTCAGGGTTCTGCAGTACCTCCAGGCTGAACTCAAAGTCAGTGATGAGCAAAAAATTCAATGGATTCAGCACTGGATACACCTGGGCTTCTCCGCACTGGAGAAGCAATTAAGACCCTCGCCTTTCGCCGCTGGAGACAATCCAGGGTTGTTCGAGTGTTGCTTACTCCCGCAAGTATACAGTGCGGAGCGCTTTGGCCTGGATATGACCCAATATCCCAAAATCCAGAAAATCACAGACGCATGCAATGAACTACCGGCCTTTATTAAAGCCCACCCTTCAGAACAACCAGACTGTATTGTGTAG